From a single Streptomyces sp. 1331.2 genomic region:
- a CDS encoding thiopeptide-type bacteriocin biosynthesis protein, translating into MSAHTWVSAHLFYHGDQDAVIVGAVKPAVERLGRAGLVDGFFFLRYWEGGPHVRVRLRTRPEHVQEVRSVIEESAAELYRTLPSTSTLTEQAYAESAAGLAALERMADYDAVLHPDNSVAFIDYVPETAAFGTGRSLEAVEKQFMASSVLALELIARGRTPGQRAMDAFAMLAANRTVFTGILPELAYQARFMVESGGTAAELLGAPDFERHFEANKPQLRASLEQVWAATRGVALPDASVAGSWLRTVREANDTLVELELLGRLDAYPDFEAPADVLQHINHLVPQLIVERCTHLMCNRLGISLAQESHLRLLLTRTAFDLCAV; encoded by the coding sequence GTGTCTGCGCACACATGGGTCAGCGCCCACCTCTTCTACCACGGCGACCAGGACGCCGTGATCGTCGGCGCCGTGAAGCCCGCCGTCGAGCGGCTGGGCCGGGCCGGACTGGTGGACGGTTTCTTCTTCCTCCGCTACTGGGAGGGCGGCCCGCACGTCCGCGTGCGGTTGCGCACCCGGCCGGAGCACGTCCAGGAGGTCCGCTCGGTCATCGAGGAGTCAGCCGCGGAGCTCTACCGCACCCTGCCGTCGACGTCCACGCTGACCGAACAGGCCTACGCCGAGTCCGCGGCCGGACTCGCCGCCCTGGAGCGGATGGCCGACTACGACGCGGTGCTGCACCCGGACAACTCGGTCGCGTTCATCGACTACGTCCCCGAGACCGCGGCGTTCGGCACCGGTCGGTCCCTGGAAGCCGTCGAGAAGCAGTTCATGGCGTCCAGCGTGCTGGCGCTCGAACTGATCGCCCGCGGCCGGACCCCGGGGCAGCGCGCCATGGACGCCTTCGCCATGCTGGCCGCCAACCGTACGGTCTTCACCGGCATCCTGCCCGAACTCGCCTACCAGGCACGGTTCATGGTCGAGAGCGGCGGCACCGCGGCCGAACTGCTGGGAGCGCCGGACTTCGAGCGGCACTTCGAGGCCAACAAGCCCCAGCTGCGCGCCTCCCTGGAGCAGGTGTGGGCGGCGACCAGGGGAGTGGCGCTGCCGGACGCGTCGGTGGCCGGCAGCTGGCTGCGGACCGTGCGCGAGGCCAACGACACCCTGGTGGAGCTGGAGTTGCTGGGCCGGCTGGACGCCTACCCCGACTTCGAGGCCCCGGCCGACGTGCTGCAGCACATCAACCACCTGGTCCCGCAGCTGATCGTGGAGCGGTGCACCCACCTGATGTGCAACCGCCTCGGCATCAGCCTGGCCCAGGAGTCCCACCTGCGGCTGCTGCTGACCAGGACCGCCTTCGACCTGTGCGCGGTGTGA
- a CDS encoding lantibiotic dehydratase: protein MTAHATTFAVRVAGLPADVVDRLVDHRLRRELVALSRTAAELTADAAALSDRCHAVIGALPDPAAKPRLVALRRTVHQLRDPARLLAEPPVASALGVELTADIAGFGRKLGRYRADRAQLPTVLAEATRAVDAALREIGADPRFDQGLAHASPTLHTVLRRRPGRAELIRLAGYAARAAVKTSPFSTFTAGGLGRFVPDGPALHWATTEPARSIVELDLSVLTPLAAAATEPTVRVNPSARLEADTVRFLGPAPAEDLLTLPLTPPLRHCLRAAAGRPTLAALAAGFPAPPEQTAGYLRSLLASGLLLLQPDFDDHGIDPIRQLAERIPALAPVREQLRSYAGARGADRVLLGQALHEQLNGLGITGKLRDVVTEQSVIPGTVVEAGLPSWQEALDDLALACRLLAVFDCTLPFKLAVAAFVREHYGTGARVPFDRFYADLLRDGDEVRRLHPAAIAFDPTPAATLAAGPVPEVRRLVDLIAEVRRAMPDRQRIEKVLATLPAWVRPVGSVAVYAQRDGEELIVNAVNSGFGRARSQLRRLLRHLSDDPLPVDVVHPGAPTYAEFTQTLATSLNQREPALPDRLDYPPPARLTVGVDGDGLPALFDGGSIVRPVHGGLSYERQLPPVMALLIEAFGENPLLLRPDQPLQHDASAGTGQGRLLHAPRLSIGRVVLRRATWVAQPGTLPRRAAGQSDADFLLALTAWLTEHGLPLRFFVSVLRTGASGAGPFAGDRSRKPVYVDIGSPPLVLAFERLARDPASAAVFQEVTPGPETALLDHQKVPRVTEYVIELNCRGDQE, encoded by the coding sequence ATGACCGCCCACGCCACCACCTTCGCAGTACGCGTCGCAGGCCTGCCCGCGGACGTGGTCGACCGCCTGGTCGACCACCGGCTGCGGCGCGAGCTGGTCGCGCTCTCCCGCACGGCGGCCGAACTGACCGCCGACGCCGCCGCGCTGTCCGACCGCTGCCACGCCGTGATCGGCGCGCTGCCCGACCCAGCGGCCAAGCCCCGGCTGGTCGCGCTGCGCCGGACGGTCCACCAGCTGCGCGATCCGGCCCGGCTGCTCGCCGAACCGCCGGTCGCCTCGGCCCTCGGCGTCGAACTCACCGCGGACATCGCCGGGTTCGGCCGAAAGCTGGGCCGGTACCGCGCCGACCGCGCACAGCTGCCGACCGTACTGGCCGAAGCCACCAGGGCCGTCGACGCGGCCCTGCGCGAGATCGGTGCGGACCCCCGGTTCGACCAGGGCCTCGCCCACGCCAGCCCCACCCTGCACACGGTGCTCCGACGGCGGCCCGGGCGGGCGGAGTTGATCCGGCTGGCCGGCTACGCCGCGCGCGCCGCCGTCAAGACCAGCCCGTTCAGCACCTTCACCGCCGGCGGCCTCGGCCGGTTCGTCCCGGACGGTCCGGCCCTGCACTGGGCCACGACCGAACCGGCGCGCTCGATCGTCGAACTCGACCTGTCGGTCCTCACCCCGCTGGCCGCCGCCGCGACCGAGCCGACGGTCCGGGTCAACCCCAGCGCGCGCCTGGAAGCCGACACCGTCCGCTTCCTCGGCCCGGCACCGGCGGAGGACCTCCTCACCCTGCCGCTGACCCCACCGCTGCGGCACTGCCTGCGCGCCGCCGCCGGCCGTCCGACCCTCGCCGCGCTGGCGGCGGGCTTCCCCGCGCCGCCGGAGCAGACGGCCGGGTACCTGCGCTCACTCCTCGCGAGCGGACTGCTCCTGCTCCAGCCGGACTTCGACGACCACGGCATCGATCCGATACGGCAGTTGGCCGAGCGGATCCCCGCCCTGGCCCCGGTCCGGGAGCAACTGCGGTCGTACGCCGGCGCGCGGGGAGCCGACCGCGTCCTGCTCGGGCAGGCGCTCCACGAGCAGCTGAACGGCCTCGGCATCACGGGCAAACTGCGGGACGTGGTGACCGAGCAGTCGGTCATCCCCGGAACCGTGGTCGAGGCGGGCCTGCCGTCCTGGCAGGAGGCCCTGGACGACCTGGCCCTCGCCTGCCGGCTGCTCGCGGTCTTCGACTGCACGCTGCCGTTCAAACTGGCGGTCGCCGCGTTCGTCCGCGAGCACTACGGCACCGGGGCGCGAGTCCCGTTCGACCGCTTCTACGCGGACCTCCTCCGCGACGGCGACGAGGTCCGACGGCTGCACCCCGCCGCGATCGCCTTCGACCCGACCCCGGCCGCGACCCTCGCGGCCGGCCCGGTCCCGGAGGTGCGCCGGCTGGTGGACCTGATCGCCGAGGTCCGGCGCGCGATGCCGGACCGTCAGCGGATCGAGAAGGTGCTCGCCACGCTGCCGGCCTGGGTGCGCCCGGTCGGCTCGGTCGCCGTCTACGCCCAGCGCGACGGCGAGGAACTGATCGTCAACGCGGTGAACTCCGGCTTCGGCCGGGCCCGTTCGCAGCTGCGCCGACTGCTGCGCCACCTCTCCGACGACCCGCTCCCGGTCGACGTGGTGCACCCGGGCGCACCGACGTACGCCGAGTTCACCCAGACCCTCGCCACCTCGCTCAACCAGCGCGAACCGGCCCTGCCGGACCGGCTCGACTACCCGCCACCCGCCCGGCTGACGGTCGGCGTGGACGGCGACGGACTGCCGGCCCTGTTCGACGGCGGATCGATCGTCCGTCCGGTCCACGGCGGACTGTCCTACGAGCGGCAGCTCCCGCCGGTGATGGCGCTGCTGATCGAGGCGTTCGGCGAGAACCCCCTGCTGCTGCGGCCCGACCAGCCGCTCCAGCACGACGCGAGCGCCGGAACCGGGCAGGGCCGCCTCCTGCACGCGCCGCGGCTGAGCATCGGACGCGTGGTGCTGCGGCGGGCCACCTGGGTGGCGCAGCCGGGCACACTGCCGCGCCGCGCGGCCGGCCAGTCCGACGCGGACTTCCTGCTCGCGCTGACGGCCTGGCTGACCGAACACGGCCTCCCCCTGCGGTTCTTCGTGTCCGTGCTGCGGACCGGCGCCTCCGGGGCCGGTCCGTTCGCGGGCGACCGCAGCCGCAAGCCGGTGTACGTCGACATCGGCTCGCCGCCGCTCGTCCTGGCCTTCGAGCGACTGGCCAGGGATCCGGCGAGCGCGGCCGTGTTCCAGGAGGTCACGCCCGGGCCCGAGACCGCGCTCCTCGACCACCAGAAGGTGCCGAGAGTGACCGAGTACGTCATCGAGCTCAACTGCCGAGGAGACCAGGAATGA
- a CDS encoding thiopeptide maturation pyridine synthase: protein MTETPWRTVNVFHHEHDRTGLLLDAVRPFIARVAPSVQRVYFQPHWRRGPHVRIPIQASPEVFDEVVAPAVAGVLEPYLRAHPSTVVLDEGAAHAQHVRLAAQECERGLLTPWAPNNTVETEPHDRREHVLGSPAAADLLADYYVDTNDLVFDVLDWIRGGGSKMALAVDLFIAAANRFLPPVTYGYMSYRGHADAFLAKMPDGLRERFDGIYEANAETFRQRVVEITGAADHHEVVPFSALLDTLLRYRNQADGLIGTGELALDTDPNGEPEDWGSSWSAWSDRSPFHRALGSHRPAADQLGGWNTFKQYRVVLNWLYLAMNRIGIGELERNLICHVVSRAVEDVHGVTAMSRIEDLIGFVDSGGRL from the coding sequence ATGACCGAGACCCCGTGGCGGACCGTGAACGTGTTCCACCACGAGCACGACCGCACCGGTCTGCTGCTCGACGCGGTCCGCCCGTTCATCGCGCGGGTGGCCCCTTCGGTGCAGCGGGTGTACTTCCAGCCGCACTGGCGGCGCGGGCCGCACGTCCGCATCCCGATCCAGGCGAGCCCCGAGGTCTTCGACGAGGTCGTCGCACCGGCCGTGGCCGGCGTGTTGGAGCCCTACCTGCGGGCGCATCCGTCGACGGTCGTCCTCGACGAGGGGGCGGCCCACGCCCAGCACGTCCGGCTGGCCGCGCAGGAGTGCGAACGCGGGCTGCTGACTCCGTGGGCGCCGAACAACACCGTCGAGACCGAGCCCCACGACCGGCGCGAGCACGTGCTCGGCAGCCCGGCCGCGGCGGACCTGCTCGCCGACTACTACGTCGACACCAACGACCTCGTGTTCGACGTCCTCGACTGGATCCGCGGCGGCGGCTCGAAGATGGCGCTCGCGGTGGACCTGTTCATCGCGGCGGCGAACCGGTTCCTCCCGCCGGTGACCTACGGCTACATGTCCTACCGCGGGCACGCCGACGCCTTCCTGGCGAAGATGCCCGACGGCCTGCGCGAACGCTTCGACGGGATCTACGAGGCCAACGCCGAGACCTTCCGGCAGCGGGTCGTCGAGATCACCGGCGCCGCGGACCACCACGAGGTCGTGCCGTTCAGCGCCCTCCTCGACACCCTGCTCCGCTACCGCAACCAGGCCGACGGGCTGATCGGCACCGGCGAGCTGGCCCTCGACACCGACCCGAACGGCGAGCCGGAGGACTGGGGTTCGAGCTGGAGCGCCTGGTCGGACCGCAGCCCGTTCCACCGGGCGCTCGGCAGCCACCGCCCGGCGGCCGACCAACTCGGCGGCTGGAACACCTTCAAGCAGTACCGGGTCGTCCTCAACTGGCTCTACCTCGCCATGAACCGGATCGGCATCGGCGAGCTGGAACGCAACCTGATCTGCCACGTGGTCTCCCGGGCCGTCGAGGACGTCCACGGCGTGACCGCGATGAGCCGGATCGAGGACCTGATCGGTTTCGTCGACAGCGGCGGCCGCCTGTGA
- a CDS encoding TOMM precursor leader peptide-binding protein codes for MSDTVLGEGLLADAIARRPPSMLVVARDGWDTGDWTAAHDRGEPWLPVWTELDRVVIGPLVRPGERGCAWCVQTWRAAAPERAPWTAELRADDRIATSPSGWLSGFAAEAVCEVLHSGIAADCCWYLDLRDLSLTRHAFLPDPLCAVCGALPEDTAERAVIVPAARPKPRARSSRIRELSESRLTELYVDAETGVVAPPRGMRDSMVPLTESVLAEYGYRGEAGFGRTRDFASSRATAVAEALERLGGQWPWGKRTVVRGSYAELAGDALDPRSLGLLAPERYLEPDCAHQPFTEDAVVSWVWAYSFGRARPVLVPETHAYYRTQFQPGARSDKPFTFEISNGCALGGCVEEAVLHGILEVVERDAFLMTWYARLPVPEVDLARAPDPRIRLLVERIERTGCRARAFDITLTEGIRAFWVLAQDTTGDGTRPKVVCTSGSALDPVAAVLTALGELAPIVEQEQARYPAEAERARRMAADPELVRIMTDHSLANATPAAFDRFSFLLDGDRLTGWDEVIARNPWPLNTDLRDDLTEAVDRMLAGGMDVVVVDQTSPLHRAADLHCVKVIVPGALSMTFGHRNRRTAGLPRLREVPHRLGHAPRPLTEADLNPHPHPFP; via the coding sequence GTGAGCGACACCGTCCTCGGTGAGGGCCTGCTGGCCGACGCCATCGCCCGGCGCCCACCCTCGATGCTGGTGGTGGCGCGCGACGGCTGGGACACCGGCGACTGGACCGCGGCGCACGACCGGGGCGAGCCGTGGCTGCCGGTGTGGACCGAACTCGACCGGGTGGTGATCGGCCCGCTGGTCCGGCCCGGCGAGCGCGGCTGCGCCTGGTGCGTGCAGACCTGGCGGGCCGCCGCGCCCGAACGCGCGCCCTGGACGGCCGAACTGCGCGCGGACGACCGGATCGCGACCAGCCCGTCCGGCTGGCTGTCCGGCTTCGCCGCCGAGGCCGTGTGCGAGGTGCTGCACTCCGGCATCGCCGCGGACTGCTGCTGGTACCTCGACCTGCGCGACCTGTCGCTGACCCGGCACGCGTTCCTCCCGGACCCGCTGTGCGCGGTCTGCGGCGCACTGCCCGAGGACACCGCGGAACGGGCCGTGATCGTGCCCGCCGCCCGGCCCAAGCCCCGGGCCCGCTCCAGCCGGATCCGCGAACTCTCCGAGTCCCGGCTGACCGAGCTCTACGTGGACGCCGAGACCGGGGTGGTCGCCCCGCCGCGCGGGATGCGCGACTCGATGGTCCCGCTGACCGAATCGGTCCTGGCCGAGTACGGCTACCGGGGCGAGGCGGGGTTCGGACGCACCCGGGACTTCGCCTCCAGCCGGGCCACCGCGGTCGCCGAGGCACTGGAACGGCTCGGCGGCCAGTGGCCCTGGGGCAAGCGGACCGTCGTGCGCGGCAGCTACGCGGAACTCGCCGGGGACGCCCTGGACCCGCGCTCGCTCGGCCTGCTCGCCCCGGAGCGCTACCTGGAACCGGACTGCGCCCACCAGCCGTTCACCGAGGACGCCGTGGTGTCCTGGGTGTGGGCCTACTCCTTCGGCCGGGCCCGGCCGGTGCTCGTGCCGGAGACCCACGCCTACTACCGGACGCAGTTCCAGCCCGGGGCCCGGTCGGACAAGCCGTTCACCTTCGAGATCTCCAACGGCTGTGCGCTCGGCGGCTGCGTCGAGGAGGCGGTCCTGCACGGGATCCTCGAAGTCGTGGAGCGCGACGCGTTCCTGATGACCTGGTACGCCAGGCTGCCCGTCCCCGAGGTGGACCTCGCCCGGGCACCGGACCCGCGCATCCGGCTGCTCGTGGAACGCATCGAGCGCACCGGGTGCCGGGCGCGGGCCTTCGACATCACCCTGACCGAGGGGATCCGCGCGTTCTGGGTCCTCGCCCAGGACACCACCGGCGACGGCACCCGGCCGAAGGTCGTCTGCACCAGCGGCTCGGCGCTGGACCCGGTCGCCGCCGTGCTCACCGCCCTCGGCGAGCTGGCGCCGATCGTCGAACAGGAGCAGGCCAGGTACCCGGCCGAGGCCGAACGGGCCCGGCGGATGGCCGCCGACCCCGAACTCGTGCGGATCATGACCGACCACTCGCTGGCCAACGCGACGCCCGCGGCGTTCGACCGCTTCTCCTTCCTGCTCGACGGCGACCGCCTGACCGGCTGGGACGAGGTGATCGCCCGCAACCCCTGGCCGCTCAACACCGACCTGCGGGACGACCTGACCGAGGCCGTCGACCGGATGCTGGCCGGCGGCATGGACGTCGTGGTCGTCGACCAGACCTCGCCCCTGCACCGGGCCGCCGACCTGCACTGCGTCAAGGTGATCGTGCCCGGCGCCCTGTCCATGACCTTCGGCCACCGCAACCGGCGCACCGCCGGGCTGCCCCGGCTGCGGGAGGTGCCCCACCGGCTCGGCCACGCGCCGCGCCCGCTGACCGAGGCCGACCTGAACCCCCACCCCCACCCGTTCCCATGA
- a CDS encoding lantibiotic dehydratase yields MTDAQRDAPKGAGSEPARYVPGPAAVVRLAGSPVAALEGLRCTRSWRTATALVPLRAEIAAEADELSRLLHTAIGATGDGVLKARLVAVRRAVHRGRRVDPARLADVPADLAAPVRAWTARVAERDRLMAALPEHLEQDWAASYEALLDAARLPAFQLGLVHANPDVFLALRKWFDTGRAPQRQTVLRLAQYLARSAAKTSPYSTFTSSGLAAWGRAEEIVEPAGRPAAGRPAAVTATEVSVGSLHRIARAVGERPELLGGCRIRINPSATVFDGALLFLGRRPGEYVHGLALTPTLRRVLQLAADGSTFDDLRGTLLALAAEGNQVDVFLRRLVTLGLLELVPPLADQSADPVADLRAWLHRRRRPGLERLDRTLQELAEALSSYPTITEPGDRVAVRDAVVRTLDTALREVGDHAHAHNPKMAQEFGRYSFYENAVHPGTAAVLDRESWRPLLDDLDAVRTLLGLIGPDLPFKLTLGSLFRSRYPAGAQIPLLVFYRDVLAEQSAAVPGPAGRGSRLAHSRFADADSPVEAVRELHRLRTAGKRLLGERTPDRDGVVRVDPEEVRKLAGEWPEWVRTPTSLAVYCQLADAAHGPELVVNSIGCGFGRGRNRVRQIMDVLDLHAGVPDEPGPAAEHDGVLFAEFEAVARSAVNVRKPGVRLVVDYPGVRSTRADEDRLPVNDLHVECGEDGLLALVSRRLGRRICPVHPGLGADRLLPPAARFMIEAFGESNTWFGAHTELRMTADPRTDDGVRHLPRLMVGNVVLRRAMWMTRADRLPRRADAETGAAWMLRTAAWLAEHGIPERCFVTVLDPAALGGGGNGRGPSNDTKPNYVDFASMLLLLGLERRLAEPNAIVQISEMLPDPGQVRGEHVAEYIVELNEPGVTYA; encoded by the coding sequence ATGACGGACGCACAGCGGGACGCACCGAAGGGCGCCGGCTCCGAGCCGGCCCGGTACGTGCCCGGCCCGGCCGCCGTGGTCCGCCTCGCCGGCAGCCCGGTCGCCGCCCTGGAGGGACTGCGGTGCACACGGAGCTGGCGCACCGCCACCGCGCTGGTGCCGCTGCGCGCCGAGATCGCCGCCGAGGCCGACGAGCTGTCGAGGCTGCTGCACACGGCGATCGGTGCCACCGGAGACGGCGTGCTCAAGGCCCGGCTCGTCGCCGTGCGCAGGGCCGTGCACCGCGGCCGCCGGGTCGACCCGGCACGGCTGGCCGACGTCCCCGCCGACCTGGCGGCTCCGGTCCGGGCGTGGACGGCACGGGTCGCCGAGCGCGACCGCCTCATGGCGGCACTGCCGGAGCACCTCGAACAGGACTGGGCCGCGAGCTACGAAGCCCTGCTCGACGCCGCTCGGCTGCCCGCCTTCCAACTCGGCCTCGTGCACGCCAACCCGGACGTGTTCCTGGCCCTGCGGAAGTGGTTCGACACCGGCCGCGCACCGCAGCGCCAGACCGTGCTGCGCCTGGCGCAGTACCTGGCCCGTTCCGCGGCGAAGACCAGCCCGTACTCCACGTTCACCAGCAGTGGCCTGGCCGCCTGGGGCCGGGCCGAGGAGATCGTCGAGCCGGCCGGGCGACCGGCCGCGGGGCGGCCCGCCGCGGTGACCGCGACCGAGGTCAGCGTCGGATCGCTGCACCGGATCGCGCGGGCCGTCGGCGAACGCCCGGAGCTCCTCGGCGGCTGCCGGATCCGGATCAACCCCAGCGCCACGGTCTTCGACGGCGCCCTGCTGTTCCTGGGCCGCCGGCCGGGCGAGTACGTGCACGGCCTCGCGCTCACCCCGACCCTGCGCCGGGTGCTGCAACTGGCCGCGGACGGGAGCACCTTCGACGACCTGCGGGGCACGCTGCTGGCCCTGGCGGCCGAGGGGAACCAGGTCGACGTGTTCCTGCGCCGGCTGGTGACGCTGGGCCTGCTGGAGCTGGTCCCGCCGCTCGCCGACCAGTCCGCGGACCCGGTCGCCGACCTGCGCGCCTGGCTGCACCGGCGCCGCCGACCCGGTCTGGAACGGCTGGACCGGACCCTGCAGGAGCTGGCCGAGGCGCTGTCGAGCTACCCGACGATCACCGAACCCGGCGACCGGGTCGCCGTCCGCGACGCCGTGGTCCGCACCCTGGACACCGCACTGCGCGAGGTCGGCGACCACGCCCACGCCCACAACCCGAAGATGGCCCAGGAGTTCGGCCGGTACAGCTTCTACGAGAACGCGGTGCACCCCGGAACGGCAGCCGTGCTGGACCGGGAGAGCTGGCGACCGCTGCTGGACGACCTCGACGCGGTGCGCACCCTGCTCGGCCTGATCGGTCCCGACCTGCCGTTCAAGCTCACGCTCGGCTCGCTGTTCCGGAGCAGGTACCCGGCCGGCGCGCAGATCCCGCTGCTGGTGTTCTACCGGGACGTCCTGGCCGAGCAGTCCGCCGCCGTCCCGGGCCCGGCCGGGCGCGGCTCGCGCCTGGCGCACAGCCGGTTCGCCGACGCCGACAGCCCGGTCGAGGCCGTGCGCGAGCTGCACCGCCTGCGCACCGCCGGAAAGCGCCTGCTGGGCGAGCGGACGCCCGACCGGGACGGCGTGGTCCGCGTCGACCCCGAGGAGGTGCGCAAGCTGGCCGGGGAATGGCCGGAGTGGGTCCGCACACCGACCTCGCTCGCGGTCTACTGCCAGCTCGCCGACGCCGCGCACGGCCCGGAACTGGTGGTCAACAGCATCGGATGCGGCTTCGGCCGCGGCCGCAACCGGGTCCGGCAGATCATGGACGTGCTCGACCTGCACGCCGGCGTCCCGGACGAACCGGGGCCGGCCGCGGAGCACGACGGCGTGCTCTTCGCCGAGTTCGAGGCCGTGGCCCGCTCAGCCGTCAACGTCAGGAAGCCGGGTGTGCGGCTGGTCGTCGACTACCCCGGTGTGCGCAGCACGCGCGCGGACGAGGACCGGCTCCCGGTCAACGACCTCCACGTGGAGTGCGGCGAGGACGGGCTGCTCGCGCTGGTGTCGCGGCGGCTGGGCAGACGGATCTGCCCGGTGCACCCCGGCCTCGGCGCCGACCGGCTGCTGCCGCCCGCCGCACGGTTCATGATCGAGGCCTTCGGCGAGTCCAACACCTGGTTCGGTGCGCACACCGAGCTCAGGATGACCGCCGACCCGCGCACGGACGACGGCGTGCGCCACCTGCCCCGGCTGATGGTGGGCAACGTGGTGCTGCGCCGCGCCATGTGGATGACCCGCGCGGACCGGCTGCCCCGACGGGCCGACGCCGAGACCGGCGCGGCCTGGATGCTGCGGACGGCCGCCTGGCTGGCCGAACACGGCATCCCCGAGCGGTGCTTCGTCACCGTCCTCGACCCGGCCGCCCTGGGCGGGGGCGGGAACGGCCGGGGGCCGAGCAATGACACCAAACCGAACTACGTGGATTTCGCGAGCATGCTGCTGCTGCTCGGTTTGGAACGCCGGCTCGCCGAGCCGAACGCGATCGTGCAGATCAGCGAGATGCTGCCGGATCCCGGCCAGGTCCGCGGCGAGCACGTGGCGGAGTACATCGTGGAACTGAACGAGCCCGGAGTCACCTATGCCTGA
- a CDS encoding nitroreductase family protein, with translation MSDEATRYQESVHTPTEVANPEAYPPRLVKSYPGAPRHPLPWPPEKSAHRLGGLLAELGGITRSQWLTPLDMLPFTDSFEAIPDDDPLQWLVTRRPTPSGGARYSAEWYVIAGPDSEVPTGVHYYDPARHELVRLRSGDYLSRVASRPATTVLVHTSVFWRLAAKYGEMYYRLACLEAGIQVAQALVVGTDEDATARLCFPDADLTELLGLDPRAEGVHAVVELVAPVPAAFEGPSLAAFPRALAAHASVLRQSRPAPQPLPSAPAGEAPAGEAPAGEVGRIALPHAAVDLRAGTRTRHAAMRGFKGETLPIGRLATILTAYGRQERWDLPANLVEFYCVIADVAGVPDGAYRYLPDEHCLELVSEGDPRRRLREAALAALTQQGARTANLWLLPVGDAEAAEERFGPRWYRVQQAAAGAALHRACLAAAAVDVAGRIQNDVLTHLLDAWFGLDGRKRSLLVAQLGTEHPAGLRPEFRLTW, from the coding sequence ATGAGCGACGAGGCGACCCGCTACCAGGAGAGCGTGCACACGCCGACCGAGGTGGCGAACCCGGAGGCGTACCCGCCCCGACTGGTCAAGAGCTACCCGGGCGCACCACGGCACCCGCTGCCCTGGCCGCCCGAGAAGTCCGCGCACCGGCTGGGCGGGCTGCTCGCCGAGCTCGGCGGCATCACCCGGTCCCAGTGGCTGACCCCGCTGGACATGCTGCCGTTCACCGACAGCTTCGAGGCCATCCCGGACGACGATCCGCTGCAGTGGCTGGTGACCCGGCGTCCGACGCCGTCGGGGGGCGCCCGGTACAGCGCCGAGTGGTACGTGATCGCCGGACCCGACTCCGAGGTCCCGACCGGCGTCCACTACTACGACCCGGCCCGGCACGAGCTGGTGCGCCTGCGGTCGGGCGACTACCTGAGCCGGGTGGCCTCCCGGCCGGCCACCACCGTCCTGGTGCACACCAGCGTCTTCTGGCGGCTGGCCGCCAAGTACGGCGAGATGTACTACCGGCTCGCCTGCCTGGAGGCCGGCATCCAGGTGGCCCAGGCGCTCGTGGTCGGGACCGACGAGGACGCCACGGCCCGGCTGTGCTTCCCCGACGCCGACCTCACCGAACTGCTGGGGCTCGACCCGAGGGCGGAAGGGGTGCACGCCGTCGTCGAGCTGGTCGCCCCGGTGCCCGCCGCGTTCGAGGGCCCCTCGCTGGCCGCCTTCCCGCGCGCCCTCGCCGCGCACGCGTCCGTGCTCCGGCAGAGCCGGCCCGCCCCGCAACCACTGCCGTCCGCGCCCGCCGGAGAGGCGCCCGCCGGGGAGGCGCCCGCCGGGGAGGTCGGGCGGATCGCCCTGCCGCACGCGGCCGTGGACCTGCGCGCCGGCACGCGGACCCGCCACGCGGCGATGCGCGGCTTCAAGGGCGAGACCCTGCCGATCGGCAGGCTGGCCACGATCCTCACCGCCTACGGGCGGCAGGAACGCTGGGACCTGCCGGCCAACCTGGTCGAGTTCTACTGCGTCATCGCCGACGTGGCCGGCGTCCCGGACGGCGCGTACCGCTACCTTCCCGACGAGCACTGCCTGGAGCTGGTCTCCGAGGGCGACCCGCGCCGGCGGCTGCGCGAAGCCGCGCTGGCCGCGCTCACCCAGCAGGGCGCCCGCACGGCGAACCTGTGGCTGCTGCCGGTGGGCGACGCGGAGGCGGCCGAGGAGCGGTTCGGCCCCCGCTGGTACCGCGTGCAGCAGGCCGCCGCCGGCGCCGCACTGCACCGGGCCTGCCTCGCCGCCGCGGCCGTCGACGTGGCCGGCCGGATCCAGAACGACGTGCTCACCCACCTGCTGGACGCCTGGTTCGGCCTGGACGGGCGCAAGCGCAGCCTGCTGGTGGCGCAACTGGGCACCGAGCACCCCGCCGGGCTGCGCCCCGAGTTCCGGCTGACCTGGTGA